The sequence tcccacaccctagaagccccttcgcgggcggagactgtgggtggcggagggggaagctccggagcctcggaggagagcgcagcagcggggtgcagagggcaaagcggagagattcccgcacagaggatcagtgccgaccagcactcaccagcccgagaggcttgtcggctcacccgccggggcgggcgggggctgggagctgagcctcgggcttcagttggatcccagggaaaggtctggagttggcagagtgaaaacagcctgaaggggctagggcgccacggccctaagagacaagagaccttttcttccctctttgcttcctggtgcgcgaggagaggggtttaaacacgccgcttaaaggagctccagaaacgggctcGGAGCTactgaagagaaaagagactttttttttgcctctttgtctcctggtgcgagaggaggggattaagcgcactgcgtaaaggagctccagaaacgggcgcggagctgccgaagacacaggagactttttcttccctctttgcttcctggggcgcgaggagaggggattaagggcaccgcgtaaaggagctccagaaacgggcgcgagccgcggctgtcggcgcggacagcagagaNNNNNNNNNNNNNNNNNNNNNNNNNNNNNNNNNNNNNNNNNNNNNNNNNNNNNNNNNNNNNNNNNNNNNNNNNNNNNNNNNNNNNNNNNNNNNNNNNNNNNNNNNNNNNNNNNNNNNNNNNNNNNNNNNNNNNNNNNNNNNNNNNNNNNNNNNNNNNNNNNNNNNNNNNNNNNNNNNNNNNNNNNNNNNNNNNNNNNNNNNNNNNNNNNNNNNNNNNNNNNNNNNNNNNNNNNNNNNNNNNNNNNNNNNNNNNNNNNNNNNNNNNNNNNNNNNNNNNNNNNNNNNNNNNNNNNNNNNNNNNNNNNNNNNNNNNNNNNNNNNNNNNNNNNNNNNNNNNNNNNNNNNNNNNNNNNNNNNNNNNNNNNNNNNNNNNNNNNNNNNNNNNNNNNNNNNNNNNNNNNNNNNNNNNNNNNNNNNNNNNNNNNNNNNNNNNNNNNNNNNNNNNNNNNNNNNNNNNNNNNNNNNNNNNNNNNNNNNNNNNNNNNNNNNNNNNNNNNNNNNNNNNNNNNNNNNNNNNNNNNNNNNNNNNNNNNNNNNNNNNNNNNNNNNNNNNNNNNNNNNNNNNNNNNNNNNNNNNNNNNNNNNNNNNNNNNNNNNNNNNNNNNNNNNNNNNNNNNNNNNNNNNNNNNNNNNNNNNNNNNNNNNNNNNNNNNNNNNNNNNNNNNNNNNNNNNNNNNNNNNNNNNNNNNNNNNNNNNNNNNNNNNNNNNNNNNNNNNNNNNNNNNNNNNNNNNNNNNNNNNNNNNNNNNNNNNNNNNNNNNNNNNNNNNNNNNNNNNNNNNNNNNNNNNNNNNNNNNNNNNNNNNNNNNNNNNNNNNNNNNNNNNNNNNNNNNNNNNNNNNNNNNNNNNNNNNNNNNNNNNNNNNNNNNNNNNNNNNNNNNNNNNNNNNNNNNNNNNNNNNNNNNNNNNNNNNNNNNNNNNNNNNNNNNNNNNNNNNNNNNNNNNNNNNNNNNNNNNNNNNNNNNNNNNNNNNNNNNNNNNNNNNNNNNNNNNNNNNNNNNNNNNNNNNNNNNNNNNNNNNNNNNNNNNNNNNNNNNNNNNNNNNNNNNNNNNNNNNNNNNNNNNNNNNNNNNNNNNNNNNNNNNNNNNNNNNNNNNNNNNNNNNNNNNNNNNNNNNNNNNNNNNNNNNNNNNNNNNNNNNNNNNNNNNNNNNNNNNNNNNNNNNNNNNNNNNNNNNNNNNNNNNNNNNNNNNNNNNNNNNNNNNNNNNNNNNNNNNNNNNNNNNNNNNNNNNNNNNNNNNNNNNNNNNNNNNNNNNNNNNNNNNNNNNNNNNNNNNNNNNNNNNNNNNNNNNNNNNNNNNNNNNNNNNNNNNNNNNNNNNNNNNNNNNNNNNNNNNNNNNNNNNNNNNNNNNNNNNNNNNNNNNNNNNNNNNNNNNNNNNNNNNacctcccagctccacgcaatatcaaacggcgaaaatctcccagagatctccatctcaacaccaagacccagcttcactcaaggaccagcaacgaacagtgctggacaccctatccccaacaaagagcaagacaggtctacagccccatccgttagcagagaggctgcctaaaatcataataaggctaccaacatccccaaacacaccaccagaagtggacctgcccaccagaaagacaagatccagcctcatccaccagagcagaggcactagtccccccaaccaggaaaagtactcaacccactgaacgaaccttagccactggggacagccaccaaaaccaacgggaactacgaacctgcagcctgtaaagaggagaccccaaacacagtaagataagcagaaagaaaagacagaaaaacacacagcagatgaaggagcaaggtaaaaacccaccagacctaacaaatgaagaggaaataggcagtctacctgaaaaagaattcagaataatgatagtaaagatgatccaaaatcttggaaatagaatagacaaaNNNNNNNNNNNNNNNNNNNNNNNNNNNNNNNNNNNNNNNNNNNNNNNNNNNNNNNNNNNNNNNNNNNNNNNNNNNNNNNNNNNNNNNNNNNNNNNNNNNNNNNNNNNNNNNNNNNNNNNNNNNNNNNNNNNNNNNNNNNNNNNNNNNNNNNNNNNNNNNNNNNNNNNNNNNNNNNNNNNNNNNNNNNNNNNNNNNNNNNNNNNNNNNNNNNNNNNNNNNNNNNNNNNNNNNNNNNNNNNNNNNNNNNNNNNNNNNNNNNNNNNNNNNNNNNNNNNNNNNNNNNNNNNNNNNNNNNNNNNNNNNNNNNNNNNNNNNNNNNNNNNNNNNNNNNNNNNNNNNNNNNNNNNNNNNNNNNNNNNNNNNNNNNNNNNNNNNNNNNNNNNNNNNNNNNNNNNNNNNNNNNNNNNNNNNNNNNNNNNNNNNNNNNNNNNNNNNNNNNNNNNNNNNNNNNNNNNNNNNNNNNNNNNNNNNNNNNNNNNNNNNNNNNNNNNNNNNNNNNNNNNNNNNNNNNNNNNNNNNNNNNNNNNNNNNNNNNNNNNNNNNNNNNNNNNNNNNNNNNNNNNNNNNNNNNNNNNNNNNNNNNNNNNNNNNNNNNNNNNNNNNNNNNNNNNNNNNNNNNNNNNNNNNNNNNNNNNNNNNNNNNNNNNNNNNNNNNNNNNNNNNNNNNNNNNNNNNNNNNNNNNNNNNNNNNNNNNNNNNNNNNNNNNNNNNNNNNNNNNNNNNNNNNNNNNNNNNNNNNNNNNNNNNNNNNNNNNNNNNNNNNNNNNNNNNNNNNNNNNNNNNNNNNNNNNNNNNNNNNNNNNNNNNNNNNNNNNNNNNNNNNNNNNNNNNNNNNNNNNNNNNNNNNNNNNNNNNNNNNNNNNNNNNNNNNNNNNNNNNNNNNNNNNNNNNNNNNNNNNNNNNNNNNNNNNNNNNNNNNNNNNNNNNNNNNNNNNNNNNNNNNNNNNNNNNNNNNNNNNNNNNNNNNNNNNNNNNNNNNNNNNNNNNNNNNNNNNNNNNNNNNNNNNNNNNNNNNNNNNNNNNNNNNNNNNNNNNNNNNNNNNNNNNNNNNNNNNNNNNNNNNNNNNNNNNNNNNNNNNNNNNNNNNNNNNNNNNNNNNNNNNNNNNNNNNNNNNNNNNNNNNNNNNNNNNNNNNNNNNNNNNNNNNNNNNNNNNNNNNNNNNNNNNNNNNNNNNNNNNNNNNNNNNNNNNNNNNNNNNNNNNNNNNNNNNNNNNNNNNatatgtatgttcctatgaccattttcttaattgttttgggtttttttttttaacatctatataatgatcaagggatcgatccatgaagaagatgtaacaattgtaaatatttatgcacccaacataggagcacctgaatacataaggcaaatactaacagccataaaaggggaaattgacagtaacacaatcatagtaggggactttaacaccccactttcaccaatggacagatcatccaaaatgaaaataaataaggaaacacaagctttaaatgatacattacacaagatggacttaatggatatttagaggacattccatccaaaaacaacagaatacacatttttctcaagtgctcatagaacattctccaggatatatcatatcttgggtcacaaatctagacttggcaaatttaagaaaattgaaatcgtatcaagtatcttctccgattacaggaaaagatctgtcaaaaatacaaacacatggaggctctacaatacactacttaataacgaagtgattactgaggaaatcaaagaggaaatcaaaaaatacttagaaacaaatgacaatgttcgttgagaagataaataaaattgatataccattagccagactcatcaagaataaaagggagaagactcaaatcaatagaattagaaatgaaaaaggagatgtaacaactgacactgcagaaatacaaaagagtattagagattactacaagcaactgtatgccaataaaatggacaacctggaagaaatggacaaattcttagaaatgcacaagctgccgagactgaaccaggaagaaatagaaaatatgaacagaccaatcacaagcactgaaattgaaactgtgattaaaaatcttccaacaaacaaaagcccaggaccagatggcttcacaggcgaattctatcaaacatttagagaagagctaacacctatccttctcaaactcttccaaaagatagcagagggaggaacactcccaaactcattctatgaggccaccatcaccctgataccaaaaccagacaaagacgtcacaaagaaagaaaactacaggccaatatcactgatgaacatagatgcaaaaatcctcaacaaaatactagcaaacagaatccaacagcacattaaaaggatcatacaccatgatcaagtgaggtgtattctgggaatgcaaggattcttcaatatacacaaatcaaacaacgtgatacaccatagcaacaaactgaaggagaaaaaccatatgatcatctcaatagatgcagagaaagcttttgacaaaattcaacacccatttatgataaaaaccctgcagaaagtaggcatagagggaactttcctcaacataataaaggccatatatgacaaacccacagccaacaaagttctcaatggtgaagaactgaaaccatttccactaagatcaggaacaagacaaggttgcccactctcaccactcttattcaacatagttttggaagttctagccacagcaatcagagaaaaaaaaaaaaaacaaataaaaggaatccaaataggaaaagaagaagtaaagctgtcactatttgcagatgacatgatattatacatagagaatcctaaggatgctaccagaaaaccactagagctaatcaatgaatttggtaaagtagcaggatacaaaattaatgcacagaaatctctggcattcttatacactaatgatgaaaaatctgagagtgaaattaagaaaacactcccatttaccacggcaacaaaaagaataaaatatctaggaataaacctacctaaggagacaaaagacttgtatgcagaaaactataagacactgatgaaagaaattaaagatgatacaaataggtggagaaatataccatgttcttggattggaagaatcaacattgtgaaaatgactctactacccaaagcaatctacagattcaatgcaatccctatcaaactaccactagcattttttacagaactagaaaaaaaaatttcacaatttgtatggaaacacaaaagaccccaaatagcaaaagcaatctaaaaagacaaacaacccaatccaaaaatgggcagaagaactaaatagacatttctccaaagaagatatacagatcaccaacaaacacatgaaagaatgctcaacatcattaatcattagagcaatgcaaatcaaaacaacaatgagatatcatctcacatcggtcagattggccatcatcaaaaactctagaaacaataaatgctggagagggtgtggagaaaaggcaaccctcttgcactgctggtgggaatgtaaattgatacagccactatggagaacagtatggagattccttagaaaactgcaaatagaactaccatgcgaccccacaatcccactactgagcatatatggtgagaaaaccataattcaaaaagtgtcatgtaccaaaatgttcattgcagctctatttactatagccaggacatggaagcaacctaagtgtccatcaacagatgaatggataaagatgttgtacatatatacaatggaatattactcgggcataaaaagaaatgaaactgagttatttgtaatgaggtggatagacctggagtctgtcatacagagtgaaNNNNNNNNNNNNNNNNNNNNNNNNNNNNNNNNNNNNNNNNNNNNNNNNNNNNNNNNNNNNNNNNNNNNNNNNNNNNNNNNNNNNNNNNNNNNNNNNNNNNNNNNNNNNNNNNNNNNNNNNNNNNNNNNNNNNNNNNNNNNNNNNNNNNNNNNNNNNNNNNNNNNNNNNNNNNNNNNNNNNNNNNNNNNNNNNNNNNNNNNNNNNNNNNNNNNNNNNNNNNNNNNNNNNNNNNNNNNNNNNNNNNNNNNNNNNNNNNNNNNNNNNNNNNNNNNNNNNNNNNNNNNNNNNNNNNNNNNNNNNNNNNNNNNNNNNNNNNNNNNNNNNNNNNNNNNNNNNNNNNNNNNNNNNNNNNNNNNNNNNNNNNNNNNNNNNNNNNNNNNNNNNNNNNNNNNNNNNNNNNNNNNNNNNNNNNNNNNNNNNNNNNNNNNNNNNNNNNNNNNNNNNNNNNNNNNNNNNNNNNNNNNNNNNNNNNNNNNNNNNNNNNNNNNNNNNNNNNNNNNNNNNNNNNNNNNNNNNNNNNNNNNNNNNNNNNNNNNNNNNNNNNNNNNNNNNNNNNNNNNNNNNNNNNNNNNNNNNNNNNNNNNNNNNNNNNNNNNNNNNNNNNNNNNNNNNNNNNNNNNNNNNNNNNNNNNNNNNNNNNNNNNNNNNNNNNNNNNNNNNNNNNNNNNNNNNNNNNNNNNNNNNNNNNNNNNNNNNNNNNNNNNNNNNNNNNNNNNNNNNNNNNNNNNNNNNNNNNNNNNNNNNNNNNNNNNNNNNNNNNNNcaagagggaagagatatgtgaacatatgtatatgtataactgattcactttgttgtaaaggagaaactaacacactattgtaaaacagttatactccaataaagatgttaaaaaaaaaaaataagacctcAGACTCATACTTGGTGTTTTGCTAGCCCCTGGTTCACCTGCTACATTCTGACAGGTTTCAGAGAAGGATCCTATTTGTCCCATGATGCCGCTGAGCAGTGTCTACACAGGGTGGGAAGTTACCTCATACCCCACCTGTGGACGGGGACCTTCTAAGCCAAGGTTCTCAAATTTTGGGCCTGAATGAAAATTAAGGGAAACTGTGGTGCTAAGAAAATAGTGTACAAGGCAGCTTAGCAAAGGTAGAAGGGAACCCCAGTGAACCTGGGAGAGCCACCCCCAAATGAATGCCTGTCAGTACATGTGCTGAATAGCCATAGGGCATACATGTCAGCAATTCTGTCCTCTGCTCGGGGAGAAAGGTGTGTTTATAACCCGGAGCACTTTATGACCAGCAGGATCAAGTAccaaagtgtattttttaaaaattctgtggagTACTCTGTGATCTCCAGATATAATAAGGTCTTTCTCAAGCAGGATAGAAATGAATTGAAGGAAACAACTGTTTACATGTTGGACGTGTATCCTTTGCCCATGTTCTGTTTAATGTTAATCATAAGATTGTAACCCCAAACAACCCCAAATAATCTGCTTGGAGTCACCTTTTGTGATGATTGCTCATGTTATTTCCTGCTAATCAAGAGGATGTTATAAAATGTGAGTCAGACAGCCTCCGGCTTTCTGGAAGTGCCAGAACCATATATATAGAGAGGGAGCTTCCTAGTTGAGACATTGGAGCAGCAGAGAGGTGGGAGCCATCAGATTCCTTAAGCTGAGAAGGAAGACAGACGCCAGCATGCCCAGActgcctctgctgctgctgccgcttctctGGGGCGTGGGGTCTCACAGCTTCCCAGCAGCGACTTCAGAAACACAAGAGCAAGATGTGGAGACAGTGCAGGTAAATGCTGAATTTCACATGCCCAAAATGCAAAAGCCTTTATTTGCATTCTTCCACAGTATAACAGAGTAACAGCAGTATAATAGAGTTTATTTAAGGATGGATTCCCTACAAAGAGAAATTTTTGTCAGAAAGGGCACTATCCCCCAAAATGTATCTATCCATGCATAGACTCTCCTTTTCCAGTTAGAAGTGATAGGGAACTAAAAGAACAATATGCAAATTTGTCTCTACAAATTATAATTCTGACTTCATAATAACTAATGGTAGGGAAATTTCTACTCCAAAATTACAGTTTCCACCAATAATACTTATAATAAGGACCACGCAATCTAAACACAATCTTTAAAAGTAGTTCTGTGTTTCAGCTATAACTTTACACTgtcaatatttagaaaaattagaaagatttcCCATCCAGTGTTtcaataattttatctttcatcAGGAATACCTGGAAAACTACTACAACCTGAAGAGTGATGGGAAACAAGttgaaagacagagaaacagtgACCCAGTAGTTGAAAAACTAAAGCAAATGCAAAAATTCTTTGGGCTGAAGGTGACGGGGAAACCAGATGCTGCAACCTTGAGTGTGATGAAGCAGCCCAGATGTGGGGTGCCTGACATGGTTCAGTTTGTTCTCACTCAGGGGAACCCGCGATGGGAGGACACACATCTGACCTACAGGTAATTAGACTGAGCACCAGAGTGGGAATGCTATTTCCCATCAGAGCCATCAGAAATGAAATCAGATgtgtctgtattttatttcatttgaaggATTGAAAACTACACACCAGATCTGTCAAGAGCAGATGTGGACCATGCCATTGAGAAAGCCTTTCAACTCTGGAGCAACATCTCACCCTTAACCTTCACCAAGGTCTCTGAGGGTCAAGCAGACATAATGATATCCTTTGTCAGGGGAGGTAAGCTCTTCTTGCAGCATGAAAGTATTCTCACCTTAACTTCCCCCTGCCTTTGAATCTCTTCAGCTTTGCAACTAGATCTCCTTGTTTGAGAAGAGTGTTGATTTTATGGACTTAAGAATGAAAACTATATTGCATTTGCTGCAAATCTGTTGACCTCTTAGTAAAGCTAATGCTTACTTTCCTGGGTTAGCCTAAATAAGAACCAAGAGGAacttttgttgaattttgtttcttgcaGATCATCATGACAATTCTCCCTTTGATGGACCAGGTGGAAACCTTGCTCATGCTTTTCAACCAGGCCCAGGTATCAGAGGGGATGTCCATTTTGATGAAGATGAAAGGTGGACCAACAATTTCAGAGGTAAGTCAGCTCATCTTGCCTCTCTCaacccttctccccccaccctccttctTGGTTCATTGTAATATTGGTTGACTTAACTGAAAGAATGTATTAATAGAAGTATGCATTTTTCTGCTACCACTTAGAAAATTAATGGTGCATTTAGAAAATGTAAGAGAAGAATTATTTCTGTTAGAAAGAACATCTTATTGGCTACAAATAGGTTACTCTGAAATTTCTAGTAAGTAAATGTTGAAAATCTTAATGTTTTCCTTGTGGGCATCTACACAGAATCTTTTTTATTGGAAGAACACACCAAAGTGTAATAATGTTAGTAAGATATGTGGAAATCAAGGGACGAGAGACTGTATATATTTCCAAAATTTCCAGCATTAAGCATGTATCAATctgtaaataggaaaaaaatgtgtcaatAGAAGACtatttcttctctgtgaaataaTATGTGCCATCTAACCACTGACAAAACTGACTAATCTGTGCTAGACTCTTGGTtggctgaattttctttttaattgtaatCATAGAGTTTAAGCTTTAACTGGTCTCTTCACTATTAATAAATGGATTCTTCTTAccttcagaaaatttttttatacatttcaaaaagctattgagaaaataaaaacattaatccTTTAGAGTTATAGATTACTTCTTAATTAAATGTctcaaaactgaaaacatttcaaataattacaaataGTTTTATTATCCCTTTTAGATTATAACTTGTATCGTGTGGCAGCTCATGAATTGGGCCATTCCCTTGGACTTTCTCATTCCACTGACATTGGGGCTTTGATGTACCCCAACTACATCTTCAGTGGTGATGTTCAGCTATCTCAGGATGACATCAATGGGATCCAGGCCATCTATGGTgagtataaagaaaaacattatggACAAGGGGTCATTAGAACAGCCAttggatttatcctttttttttttaacatctttattggagtacaactgctttacaatggtgcgttagccTCCGCCtcacaacagagtgaatcagccatacatatacacacgttcccatatctcctccctcctgcgtctctcccaacccacccctccaggtggtcacaaaccacccagctgatctccctgtgccatgcggctgccccccaccagctatccaccctacatttgggagtgtacatatgtccatgccactctctcacttcatcacagcttacactCCCCACTCCCtatatcctcaaatccatgctCAAGTAGGTCTGTGTTTCATTCCGATCCTACCCCCAGTCTCTTcgtgacatttttattttcttagattccatatatatgtgttagcatacggtatttgtttttctccttctgacttacttcactctatatgacagactccaggtctatccacctcaNNNNNNNNNNNNNNNNNNNNNNNNNNNNNNNNNNNNNNNNNNNNNNNNNNNNNNNNNNNNNNNNNNNNNNNNNNNNNNNNNNNNNNNNNNNNNNNNNNNNNNNNNNNNNNNNNNNNNNNNNNNNNNNNNNNNNNNNNNNNNNNNNNNNNNNNNNNNNNNNNNNNNNNNNNNNNNNNNNNNNNNNNNNNNNNNNNNNNNNNNNNNNNNNNNNNNNNNNNNNNNNNNNNNNNNNNNNNNNNNNNNNNNNNNNNNNNNNNNNNtgttttcttaatttcactctcagatttttcatcattagtgtgtaagaatgccagagatttctgtgcattaattttgtatcctgctacattaccaaattcattgattaagtGTAGTAGTCTTCTGggaacatctttaggattctctatgtatagtatcatgtcatctgcaaacaatgacagctttacttcttcttttcctacttggattcctcttatttctctttcttatctatTTGCTGTGaatagaacttccaaaactatgttgaataagagtggtgcgagtgggcaaccttgtcttattcctgatcttaaatagagctgcaatgaacattttggtacatgactctttttgaattatggttttctcaccatatatgcccagtagtgggactgctggatcgtgtggtagttctatttgtagttctctaaggaacctccatactgttctccatagtggctgtatcaatattttgttgaggaaagttctctctatgcctactttctgcagggtttttattataagtgggtattgaattttgtcaaaagctttctgtgcatctattgagatgatcatatggtttttctccttcagtttgttgatatggtgtatcacgatgattgatttgcgtatattgaagaatccttgcattactggcataaaccccacttgatcatggtgtatgatccttttaatgtgctgttggattctgtttgctagtattttgttgaggatttttgcatctatgttcatcagtgatagtggcctgtagttttctttctttgtgacgtctttgtctggttttggtatcagggtgatggtggcctcatagaatgagtttgggagtgttcctccctctgctatcttttggaagagtttgagaaggataggtgttagctcttctctaaatgtttgatagaattcgcctgtgaagccatctggtcctgggcttttgtttgttggaagatttttaatcacagtttcaatttcagtgcttgtgattggtctgttcatattttctatttcttcctggttcagtctcggcagcttgtgcatttctaagaatttgtccatttctgccaggatgtccattttattggcatacagctgcttgtagtaatctctaataatcttttgtatttctgcagtgtcagttgttacatctcctttttcatttctaattctattgatttgagtcttctcccttttattcttgatgagtctggctaatggtttatcaattttatttatcttctcaaagaaccagcttttagttttattgatctttgctactgttttcaaaattgtccatatcttccaggttgtccattttattggcataaagtttctaatcttttatatttctgcagtgtctgttgttacttctcctttttcatttctaattctattgatttaagtcttctccctttgtttcttgatgagtctggctaaatggtttatcaattttgtttttcttctcaacgaaccagcttttagttttattgatctttgctatcatttcctttatttctttttcatttgtttctgatctgatctttatgatttctttccttctgctaaatttgtgttttttttgttcttctttctctaattgctttaggtgaaaaggtaggttgtttaatcgagatgtttcctgtttcttaaggtaggattgtattgctataaacttccctcttagaactgcttttgctgctctagtatcatagcgttgtggtcagagaagatacttgatacgatttcaattttcttaaatttaccaagtcgagatttgtgacccaagatatgatatatactggagaatgttctatgagcacttgagaaaaatgtgtattctgttgtttttggatggaatgaccTATAATATCAATTTAAGCCCATCTGGTTAATTTTATCANNNNNNNNNNNNNNNNNNNNNNNNNNNNNNNNNNNNNNNNNNNNNNNNNNNNNNNNNNNNNNNNNNNNNNNNNNNNNNNNNNNNNNNNNNNNNNNNNNNNNNNNNNNNNNNNNNNNNNNNNNNNNNNNNNNNNNNNNNN is a genomic window of Physeter macrocephalus isolate SW-GA chromosome 16, ASM283717v5, whole genome shotgun sequence containing:
- the MMP1 gene encoding interstitial collagenase isoform X2 translates to MPRLPLLLLPLLWGVGSHSFPAATSETQEQDVETVQEYLENYYNLKSDGKQVERQRNSDPVVEKLKQMQKFFGLKVTGKPDAATLSVMKQPRCGVPDMVQFVLTQGNPRWEDTHLTYRIENYTPDLSRADVDHAIEKAFQLWSNISPLTFTKVSEGQADIMISFVRGDHHDNSPFDGPGGNLAHAFQPGPGIRGDVHFDEDERWTNNFRDYNLYRVAAHELGHSLGLSHSTDIGALMYPNYIFSGDVQLSQDDINGIQAIYGPSQNPTQPIGPQTPQVCDSKLTFDAITTIRGEVMFFKDSKLTFDAITTIRGEVMFFKDRFYMRTNPFYPGAELNFISVFWPHLPNGLQAAYEVANRDEVRFFKGNKYWAVKGQDVLYGYPKYIYKSFGFPKTVKNIDAAVSEEDTGKTYFFVANKCWRYDEYKRSMDAGYPKMIAEDFPGIGNKVDAVFQKDGFFYFFHGTRQYKFDTKTKRILTLQKANSWFNCRKN
- the MMP1 gene encoding interstitial collagenase isoform X1, giving the protein MPRLPLLLLPLLWGVGSHSFPAATSETQEQDVETVQEYLENYYNLKSDGKQVERQRNSDPVVEKLKQMQKFFGLKVTGKPDAATLSVMKQPRCGVPDMVQFVLTQGNPRWEDTHLTYRIENYTPDLSRADVDHAIEKAFQLWSNISPLTFTKVSEGQADIMISFVRGDHHDNSPFDGPGGNLAHAFQPGPGIRGDVHFDEDERWTNNFRDYNLYRVAAHELGHSLGLSHSTDIGALMYPNYIFSGDVQLSQDDINGIQAIYGPSQNPTQPIGPQTPQVCDSKLTFDAITTIRGEVMFFKDRFYMRTNPFYPGAELNFISVFWPHLPNGLQAAYEVANRDEVRFFKGNKYWAVKGQDVLYGYPKYIYKSFGFPKTVKNIDAAVSEEDTGKTYFFVANKCWRYDEYKRSMDAGYPKMIAEDFPGIGNKVDAVFQKDGFFYFFHGTRQYKFDTKTKRILTLQKANSWFNCRKN